A genome region from Kiloniellales bacterium includes the following:
- a CDS encoding cation:dicarboxylase symporter family transporter has protein sequence MTRETRKSARIPLATQVLLGLVFGVAVGMFFGEIVAPLRIVGQAFIRLLQITVIPYIVVALITGLGRLSYDEVKKLAAAGGSVLLTLWATGMALVLLLPLSFPNWPSRSFFQKSSIEARPVPDFLELYIPSNPFYSLANALVPAVVVFSIMIGLALIGVRRKEVLIEPLSAIAETLSKVTGFVAKLAPLGVFALIASTAGTLSFGDLARLQVYVVIMVLILLTLGLWLLPGLVACVTPLRHGYILRQLRTPLITAFATGSSLVVLPMLAEICKNLVAEADRHAAWPEDEEEAESSVDVLIPTFFSFPTIGNVMSLAFVLFAGWYIGSAVSPAHYPSLTFAGVASLFGGTALAIPFVLELAELSRDLFQVFLSVDVIISRFGTLVSAMHYATIAMIGTFFLRGIWRPRLWPLLRVVIVGVLLIAAVLVGVRAFYTHVLVVPYTKDQALRGLQLLRRPQPAVIHREPPTEAEAAGPRSYSQIIDSGVLRVCYLPGNYPLSFFNADGELVGFDIEMAHRLAERLTLSLEFRPLARLKSGPQQLDSGYCDVVFNSVAMGLTRMESAAETDPFNTVTLSFLVPDHRRRDFATWQAVRNQGEITIASSAFQTLPRDIWIRLPEANIVRLPSFKDQAQYFESGGEGADAFLDTAEEGSAWTILFPNFTAVVPRPVMQAPVVYLVARDRPVLLRAMNAWLLIEKQSGGIDELYDYWIQGRTKQVQPPRWSAIRDLLGWVD, from the coding sequence GTGACCAGGGAGACACGCAAGTCGGCGCGGATCCCGCTCGCCACACAGGTCTTGCTGGGTCTGGTATTCGGCGTGGCGGTCGGTATGTTCTTCGGCGAAATCGTCGCGCCGCTGAGGATCGTCGGGCAGGCCTTCATCCGGCTGCTTCAGATCACGGTCATACCCTACATCGTCGTGGCGCTGATCACCGGCTTGGGGCGCCTCAGCTATGACGAGGTCAAGAAACTCGCGGCCGCGGGCGGCAGCGTCCTGTTGACGCTCTGGGCGACCGGCATGGCGCTGGTGCTTCTCTTGCCGCTTTCGTTTCCGAATTGGCCGTCGCGTTCCTTCTTCCAGAAGAGCTCGATCGAGGCCAGACCCGTCCCTGATTTCCTGGAACTCTACATTCCCTCGAACCCCTTCTATTCCTTGGCCAACGCGCTCGTTCCGGCGGTCGTCGTGTTCAGTATCATGATCGGACTTGCGCTGATCGGCGTGAGGAGGAAGGAAGTTCTGATCGAACCGCTCTCGGCAATCGCCGAGACCCTGTCGAAGGTCACCGGCTTCGTGGCCAAGCTCGCACCGCTGGGCGTCTTCGCGCTGATCGCGAGCACCGCCGGCACTTTGAGCTTCGGCGATCTGGCCCGACTGCAGGTCTATGTCGTGATCATGGTCTTGATCTTGTTGACGCTCGGACTATGGCTCCTGCCTGGCCTGGTCGCCTGCGTGACGCCGCTTCGCCACGGCTACATTCTGCGCCAGCTTCGCACGCCGCTGATAACCGCCTTCGCGACCGGCAGCTCGCTCGTCGTGCTGCCAATGCTGGCGGAAATCTGCAAGAACCTTGTGGCCGAGGCCGACAGGCACGCCGCTTGGCCCGAGGACGAGGAAGAGGCCGAGTCATCGGTCGATGTTCTGATCCCGACCTTCTTCAGCTTTCCGACCATCGGCAACGTCATGTCGCTGGCCTTCGTTCTCTTCGCGGGCTGGTACATCGGTTCGGCGGTTTCGCCGGCACACTATCCCTCCTTGACCTTTGCGGGCGTCGCCAGCCTGTTCGGCGGCACGGCCCTGGCCATCCCCTTCGTCCTCGAGCTGGCCGAGCTGTCTCGTGATCTATTCCAGGTGTTCCTGTCGGTCGACGTGATCATCAGCCGCTTCGGGACCCTTGTGTCGGCGATGCACTACGCGACCATCGCCATGATTGGAACCTTCTTCCTCCGCGGTATCTGGCGTCCGCGGCTTTGGCCGCTGCTGCGCGTGGTTATCGTCGGTGTCCTGTTGATTGCCGCGGTGCTGGTCGGCGTGCGCGCCTTCTACACCCACGTCCTCGTCGTGCCCTACACCAAGGACCAGGCCCTCAGAGGCCTGCAGCTCCTGCGCCGCCCCCAGCCGGCGGTCATCCACAGGGAGCCGCCGACGGAGGCCGAGGCGGCCGGACCTCGATCCTATTCCCAGATCATCGACAGCGGCGTCCTTCGGGTCTGCTATCTGCCCGGCAACTACCCGCTGTCGTTCTTCAATGCCGACGGCGAGCTGGTCGGCTTCGACATCGAGATGGCGCACCGACTCGCCGAACGCCTGACTCTCAGCCTCGAATTCCGGCCCCTCGCGAGACTGAAGAGCGGTCCGCAGCAACTCGATTCCGGCTACTGCGACGTCGTCTTCAATTCCGTGGCCATGGGCTTGACGAGAATGGAGTCGGCGGCGGAGACGGATCCTTTCAATACGGTGACCCTTTCGTTCCTGGTGCCCGATCATCGGCGTAGAGATTTCGCGACCTGGCAGGCGGTCAGGAACCAGGGGGAGATCACGATCGCGTCCAGCGCATTTCAGACCCTGCCGAGAGACATCTGGATCCGATTGCCCGAGGCGAACATCGTCCGGCTCCCGTCATTTAAGGACCAGGCCCAGTACTTCGAGAGCGGTGGCGAGGGGGCGGATGCCTTCCTGGACACGGCGGAGGAAGGGTCGGCCTGGACCATCCTCTTTCCGAACTTCACGGCCGTCGTCCCGCGGCCGGTCATGCAGGCTCCCGTCGTGTACCTGGTCGCGCGAGACCGACCGGTTCTGCTGCGGGCTATGAACGCCTGGCTCCTGATCGAGAAGCAGAGCGGTGGCATCGACGAACTCTACGACTATTGGATCCAAGGTCGGACCAAGCAGGTGCAGCCGCCGCGTTGGTCGGCGATCCGCGACCTGCTGGGCTGGGTCGACTAG
- a CDS encoding 3-hydroxyacyl-CoA dehydrogenase NAD-binding domain-containing protein produces the protein MAGPVTTERRGRIAIITVDNPPVNALSQAVRQGLDEAVAAAQAEAGVEALVVAGAGRTFIAGADIREFGKPPQPPSLPEVVNRMEAAEKPVIAALHGTALGGGLEVALGCHYRVAVPGAKVGLPEVSLGLIPGAGGTQRTPRLIGAETALELITSGRQVAAEEALALGLIDEVAEDADPVAAGLAFAETVLAEGRPVRRSGEVEERIAADRANPALFDEARKALEKKARGLFSPFKCVEAVEAAVTLPFAEGLKRERELFLECMDSPQRAGLIHAFFAEREVRKIPESTADPREIAAAGVIGGGTMGAGIAVALLTAGLPVTLVERDAESLARGRDNVARILDGGVKRGRMTAEARDALLDGKFATALDYSALAEVDLAIEAVFEDMAVKKQVFQRLDAALKPGAILASNTSYLDIDEIAAVTARPQDVIGLHFFSPAHVMKLLEVVVAEKTLPEIVASGFALARRLGKVAVRAGVCDGFIGNRILSVYRRQADYMVEDGASPYAIDAALLNFGFPMGPYAVADLAGLDIGWANRKRLAPTRDPEARYVEIADRICERGWFGQKTGRGYYLYAEGSRRGEPDPEVEAIIAEERAKKGITPRDFSEEEIVRRYLAAMINEGAKVVEEGIAPRPLDVDVTLLYGYGFPRWRGGPMKYADMQGLDRILADIRGFEAEDPRSWRPARLLVDLVERGETFDSLNRRD, from the coding sequence ATGGCAGGGCCCGTCACCACCGAACGCCGCGGCAGGATCGCGATCATCACCGTCGACAATCCGCCGGTCAATGCGCTGAGCCAGGCGGTGCGCCAGGGCCTCGACGAGGCCGTGGCCGCCGCCCAGGCCGAGGCCGGGGTCGAAGCCCTGGTCGTCGCCGGGGCCGGGCGCACCTTCATCGCCGGCGCCGACATCCGCGAGTTCGGCAAGCCGCCGCAGCCGCCCTCCCTGCCCGAGGTGGTCAACAGGATGGAGGCCGCTGAAAAGCCGGTGATCGCAGCCCTGCACGGCACGGCCCTGGGCGGTGGGCTCGAGGTCGCCTTGGGCTGCCACTACAGGGTCGCAGTGCCCGGCGCCAAGGTCGGCCTGCCCGAGGTCTCGCTCGGCCTGATCCCCGGCGCCGGCGGCACCCAGCGCACGCCGCGGCTGATCGGCGCCGAGACGGCGCTGGAGCTGATCACCTCCGGCCGCCAGGTCGCTGCCGAGGAGGCCTTGGCCCTGGGCCTGATCGACGAGGTCGCCGAGGATGCGGACCCGGTCGCCGCCGGCCTCGCCTTCGCCGAGACGGTCCTGGCCGAGGGCCGCCCGGTCCGGCGCAGCGGCGAGGTCGAGGAGAGGATTGCCGCCGACCGCGCCAATCCCGCGCTCTTCGACGAGGCCCGCAAGGCGCTGGAGAAGAAGGCCCGCGGCCTCTTCTCGCCCTTCAAGTGCGTCGAGGCGGTCGAGGCCGCCGTGACCCTGCCCTTCGCCGAAGGCCTGAAGCGCGAGCGCGAGCTCTTCCTGGAGTGCATGGACTCGCCCCAGCGGGCGGGCCTGATCCACGCCTTCTTCGCCGAGCGCGAGGTCCGCAAGATCCCCGAATCCACGGCCGATCCGCGCGAGATCGCCGCGGCCGGCGTGATCGGCGGCGGCACCATGGGGGCCGGCATCGCGGTCGCGCTGCTGACCGCCGGCTTGCCGGTGACCCTGGTCGAGCGCGACGCGGAGAGCCTGGCCCGCGGCCGAGACAACGTCGCGCGTATCCTCGACGGCGGGGTCAAGCGCGGCAGGATGACCGCCGAGGCCAGGGACGCCCTGCTGGACGGCAAGTTCGCCACGGCCCTCGATTATTCCGCGCTGGCCGAGGTCGACCTCGCCATCGAGGCGGTCTTCGAGGACATGGCGGTCAAGAAGCAGGTCTTCCAGCGGCTCGACGCGGCCCTCAAGCCGGGCGCGATCCTGGCCAGCAACACCTCCTACCTGGACATCGACGAGATCGCCGCCGTCACCGCGCGGCCGCAGGACGTGATCGGCCTGCACTTCTTCTCGCCGGCCCACGTCATGAAGCTGCTGGAGGTCGTGGTCGCCGAAAAAACGCTGCCGGAGATCGTCGCCAGCGGCTTCGCCCTGGCCAGGCGCTTGGGCAAGGTCGCGGTGCGCGCCGGGGTCTGCGACGGCTTCATCGGCAACCGCATCCTCTCGGTCTACCGGCGTCAGGCCGACTACATGGTCGAGGACGGCGCCTCGCCCTACGCCATCGACGCCGCGCTGTTGAACTTCGGCTTCCCGATGGGGCCCTATGCGGTCGCCGACCTGGCCGGGCTCGACATCGGCTGGGCCAACCGCAAGCGCTTGGCGCCGACCCGCGACCCGGAGGCGCGTTACGTCGAGATCGCCGACCGGATCTGCGAGCGGGGCTGGTTCGGCCAGAAGACCGGGCGCGGCTACTACCTTTACGCGGAAGGATCCCGCAGGGGCGAGCCCGACCCCGAGGTCGAGGCCATCATCGCCGAGGAACGCGCGAAGAAGGGCATCACCCCGCGGGACTTCTCGGAAGAGGAGATCGTCCGCCGCTACCTCGCCGCCATGATCAACGAGGGCGCAAAGGTGGTCGAGGAAGGGATCGCGCCCCGGCCTCTGGACGTCGACGTCACCCTGCTCTACGGCTACGGCTTCCCGCGCTGGCGCGGCGGCCCGATGAAGTACGCCGACATGCAGGGTCTCGACAGGATCCTCGCCGACATCCGCGGCTTCGAAGCCGAGGACCCCCGGTCCTGGCGTCCGGCCAGGCTGCTGGTCGACCTGGTCGAGCGGGGCGAGACCTTCGACAGCTTGAACCGCAGGGACTGA
- a CDS encoding 3-hydroxyacyl-CoA dehydrogenase translates to MTADKIALVGTGLIGRAWAVAFARGGRRVALWDAQPGAAAAALDLIPAMLDDLAEAGLLGGQAPAAVLARIEVAPELAAALEGAGYVQESAPEVLETKIEITAAIDELAGPEAVIASSTSGFVPSAFTETLPGRARCLVAHPINPPYLLPAVEIVPAPWTAPAAVDTARRVLEAVGQDTVVLCKELDGFVLNRLQAAVLCEAFRLVAEGYVSAADLDRAMAGGLGPRWSFMGPFETIDLNAPEGIRQYVERYEPLCQRLVPSQKVPCDWTAALDAGLEAARREALPKNGLGERQAWRDRRLMALAAHKHRAAREIGD, encoded by the coding sequence ATGACCGCAGACAAGATCGCCCTCGTCGGGACCGGGCTGATCGGCCGGGCTTGGGCCGTCGCCTTCGCCCGCGGCGGCCGCCGGGTCGCGCTCTGGGATGCGCAGCCGGGCGCGGCGGCGGCCGCCCTGGACCTGATCCCGGCGATGCTCGACGACCTCGCCGAGGCGGGGCTGCTCGGCGGCCAGGCGCCGGCGGCGGTCCTGGCCCGCATCGAGGTGGCGCCCGAGCTCGCTGCCGCGCTGGAGGGCGCCGGCTACGTCCAGGAATCCGCGCCCGAGGTGCTGGAGACCAAGATCGAGATCACCGCCGCCATCGACGAGCTGGCCGGGCCGGAGGCGGTCATCGCCAGCTCGACGTCGGGCTTCGTGCCCTCGGCCTTCACCGAGACCCTGCCCGGCCGGGCCCGCTGCCTGGTCGCCCATCCGATCAACCCGCCCTACCTGCTGCCGGCGGTCGAGATCGTGCCGGCGCCCTGGACCGCGCCGGCCGCGGTCGACACCGCCCGCCGGGTCCTCGAGGCGGTCGGCCAAGACACTGTGGTCCTGTGCAAGGAGCTCGACGGCTTCGTCCTCAACCGGCTGCAGGCCGCCGTGCTCTGCGAAGCCTTCCGCCTGGTCGCCGAGGGCTACGTTTCGGCCGCCGACCTTGACCGCGCCATGGCCGGGGGGCTCGGCCCGCGCTGGAGCTTCATGGGCCCCTTCGAGACCATCGACCTCAACGCGCCCGAGGGCATCCGCCAGTACGTCGAGCGCTACGAGCCGCTCTGCCAGCGCCTCGTGCCGTCGCAAAAGGTCCCCTGCGACTGGACGGCGGCATTGGACGCCGGCCTGGAGGCGGCGCGCCGCGAAGCCTTGCCGAAGAATGGCCTGGGCGAACGCCAGGCCTGGCGCGACCGCCGCCTCATGGCCCTGGCCGCCCACAAGCACAGGGCCGCGAGAGAGATCGGTGACTAG
- a CDS encoding 3-keto-5-aminohexanoate cleavage protein → MASPRKVIITCAVTGSIHTPSMSPHLPVTPDEIAEAAIAAAEAGATVLHLHARDPEDGRPTQDPEVFRQFLPRIKQSTNAVVNITTGGAPRMTIEERLQPALQCQPEVASLNMGSMNFGLFPMLGRFTEFRHDWERQHLEKSRDLVFKNTYKDIEYILTSCGANGTRFEFECYDIGHLYNLAHFLDRGLVQPPLFVQSVFGILGGIGTHPEDLMHMRRTADRLFGRDYQWSILGAGRNQIPLATLGAAMGANVRVGLEDSLWSGPGTLAKSNAEQVMKIRQVLEGLSLEVAAPEDARAMLSLKGGDAVGF, encoded by the coding sequence ATGGCCAGCCCGCGCAAAGTCATCATAACCTGCGCCGTCACCGGATCGATCCACACGCCCTCGATGTCGCCCCACCTGCCGGTGACCCCGGACGAGATCGCCGAGGCGGCCATCGCCGCCGCCGAGGCCGGGGCCACGGTCCTGCACCTGCACGCCCGCGATCCGGAGGACGGCCGGCCGACCCAGGACCCGGAGGTCTTCCGCCAGTTCCTGCCGCGCATCAAGCAGTCGACCAACGCCGTGGTCAACATCACCACCGGCGGCGCGCCGCGCATGACCATCGAGGAACGCCTGCAGCCGGCCCTGCAGTGCCAGCCCGAGGTCGCCTCGCTCAACATGGGTTCGATGAACTTCGGGCTCTTCCCCATGCTGGGCCGCTTCACCGAGTTCCGGCACGACTGGGAGCGCCAGCACCTGGAGAAAAGCCGCGACCTGGTGTTCAAGAACACCTACAAGGACATCGAGTACATCTTGACGTCCTGCGGCGCCAACGGCACCCGCTTCGAGTTCGAGTGCTACGACATCGGCCACCTCTACAACTTGGCGCATTTCCTCGACCGCGGCCTGGTCCAGCCGCCGCTCTTCGTGCAGAGCGTCTTCGGCATCCTGGGTGGCATCGGCACCCATCCCGAGGACCTCATGCACATGCGCCGCACGGCGGACCGGCTCTTTGGCCGCGACTACCAGTGGTCGATCCTGGGCGCCGGGCGCAACCAGATTCCGCTCGCCACCCTGGGCGCGGCCATGGGCGCCAACGTCCGGGTCGGCCTGGAGGACTCGCTGTGGAGCGGCCCCGGCACCCTGGCCAAGTCCAACGCCGAGCAGGTCATGAAGATCCGCCAGGTCCTGGAAGGCCTCTCCCTCGAGGTCGCCGCGCCGGAGGACGCTCGCGCCATGCTCAGCCTCAAGGGCGGCGACGCGGTCGGGTTTTAG
- a CDS encoding SDR family oxidoreductase, with protein sequence MVESETGRVAIVTGGGRGMGAAIARELAARGYRLAILTPSESGPRVAKDLGGLGLRGSVAEPADLKALVARTLEAYGRIDALVNNPGHLPAGELLEIPDETWTESFQLVLMSVIWMSRLVTPVMIRQGGGAIVNVTTASTFEPTLRFPVSATFRAGISAFTKLHADRYSGQGVRMNCLLPGAIDSIAHREDRPDGIALRRIGTVAEVAKATAFLLSDAAGYIVGQSLRVDGGETRHV encoded by the coding sequence ATGGTCGAAAGCGAGACCGGCAGAGTCGCCATCGTCACCGGCGGCGGCCGGGGCATGGGGGCGGCCATCGCGCGAGAGCTGGCGGCGCGGGGCTACCGCCTGGCGATCCTGACGCCCTCGGAGAGCGGGCCAAGGGTGGCGAAGGACCTGGGCGGCCTGGGGCTGCGCGGCTCGGTGGCCGAGCCGGCCGACCTGAAGGCCCTGGTCGCGCGCACCCTCGAGGCCTACGGGCGCATCGACGCTTTGGTCAACAACCCGGGCCACCTGCCGGCCGGCGAGCTTCTGGAAATCCCGGACGAGACTTGGACAGAGTCCTTCCAACTGGTGCTGATGAGCGTGATCTGGATGAGCCGGCTGGTGACGCCGGTCATGATCCGCCAGGGCGGCGGCGCCATCGTCAACGTCACCACGGCCTCGACCTTCGAGCCGACCCTGCGCTTCCCGGTCTCGGCGACCTTCCGCGCCGGGATCAGCGCCTTCACCAAGCTGCACGCCGACCGCTACTCTGGCCAGGGCGTGCGCATGAACTGCCTGCTGCCCGGCGCCATCGACTCCATCGCACACCGGGAGGACCGGCCGGACGGCATCGCCCTGCGGCGGATCGGGACGGTCGCCGAGGTCGCCAAGGCGACGGCCTTCCTGCTGTCGGACGCTGCCGGCTACATCGTCGGCCAGAGCCTGCGCGTCGACGGCGGCGAGACCCGGCACGTGTGA
- the gfa gene encoding S-(hydroxymethyl)glutathione synthase → MTSAIAIHPAVDQGLTPADPSFEGGMLLCRCRDNPVEVRVEGQCLHNHVCGCTKCWKPQGAVFSQIAVVPRERVSVTANAGKLQVVDAAAAIRRHACRDCGVHMLGRIENKEHPFYGLDFIHTELSEDRGWAPPEFAAFVSSVIESGTRPSEMEGIRARLRELGLEPYDCLSPPLMDVIAIHAAKAKGVFAG, encoded by the coding sequence ATGACGAGTGCGATTGCCATCCATCCGGCCGTGGATCAGGGCCTGACCCCCGCCGATCCGAGCTTCGAAGGCGGCATGCTGCTGTGCAGATGCCGGGACAACCCGGTCGAGGTTCGGGTCGAGGGACAGTGCCTGCACAACCACGTCTGCGGCTGCACCAAGTGCTGGAAACCCCAGGGCGCGGTCTTCTCGCAGATCGCGGTGGTGCCGCGCGAGCGGGTCAGCGTGACCGCCAACGCCGGCAAGCTCCAGGTCGTGGATGCCGCGGCGGCGATCCGACGCCACGCCTGCCGGGACTGCGGCGTGCACATGCTCGGGCGGATCGAGAACAAGGAGCATCCCTTCTACGGCCTGGACTTCATCCACACCGAGCTCTCGGAGGACCGGGGCTGGGCGCCGCCGGAGTTCGCCGCCTTCGTCTCCTCGGTCATCGAGTCCGGCACGCGGCCGAGCGAGATGGAGGGGATCCGGGCGCGGCTGAGGGAGCTGGGGTTGGAGCCCTACGACTGCCTCTCGCCGCCCCTGATGGATGTGATCGCGATCCACGCCGCCAAGGCCAAGGGCGTCTTCGCGGGCTGA
- a CDS encoding DUF2799 domain-containing protein, with amino-acid sequence MRPLFLLLFLLAVSGCSGMSAEECSVADWRAIGYEDGAKGLSPQAFGQHRRACAEHGVAADFDGYLAGRKAGLAHYCRPQNGYSLGARGRRYSGVCPTELEADFLAAHAEGFGLYERRRELNRIGQELDRARARADEIEHLVAENTALLISPGIPPSERAALVIELKQLAEEKITVEESILDLEYDYAAAERALDDYRAAIATRPAD; translated from the coding sequence ATGCGACCCCTGTTCCTTCTTCTTTTCCTGCTCGCGGTTTCCGGCTGCTCAGGCATGAGTGCCGAGGAATGCAGCGTGGCCGACTGGCGCGCCATCGGCTACGAGGACGGGGCCAAGGGCCTCAGCCCGCAGGCCTTCGGCCAGCATCGGCGGGCCTGCGCCGAGCACGGCGTGGCCGCCGACTTCGACGGCTACCTCGCCGGCCGGAAGGCGGGCCTGGCGCACTACTGCCGGCCGCAGAACGGCTACAGCCTCGGCGCCCGGGGCCGCCGCTATTCCGGAGTCTGCCCGACCGAGCTCGAGGCGGATTTCCTGGCCGCCCATGCCGAGGGCTTCGGTCTCTACGAGCGGCGCCGGGAGCTCAACCGCATCGGCCAGGAGCTGGACCGGGCCCGTGCCCGCGCGGACGAGATCGAACATCTGGTGGCGGAGAACACCGCGCTTCTGATCTCGCCGGGGATCCCGCCCAGCGAACGCGCCGCCTTGGTGATCGAGCTCAAGCAGCTGGCGGAAGAGAAGATCACGGTGGAAGAGAGCATTCTCGATCTCGAGTACGACTACGCCGCCGCCGAGCGCGCGCTGGACGACTACCGCGCCGCCATCGCCACCCGCCCCGCCGACTGA
- a CDS encoding tyrosine-protein phosphatase → MTPKSAISSLSLGLQAVLVLLLVAACTTPPDHPQRVSMSGTLNFRDAGGYDTVDGKRVKQGVLFRSDHLAELNTADLDIVSDLGVRTVFDLRHDYERSAYPSRLPSEGAVEVVEVPVYYPPLDRRESRRKILAGEVENGHFQELMIEANRAFALDFNDQWAGLIRRLAAPGARPAVIHCADGKDRTGFAVAVVLSAVGVPRETVYEDFLLSNVFLERRTRLYAFLASFGSLFRVPRSEVRPLLEVRRAYLEAAFAAIDERYGSFDAYLRDGLDLDEATLARLRTVLTE, encoded by the coding sequence ATGACACCTAAGTCTGCGATTTCGTCGCTCTCTCTGGGGCTGCAGGCGGTCCTCGTCCTTCTTCTGGTCGCCGCCTGCACCACGCCACCGGACCATCCGCAGCGCGTGTCGATGTCCGGGACACTGAATTTTCGCGATGCCGGCGGCTACGACACCGTCGACGGCAAGCGGGTCAAACAGGGCGTGCTCTTTCGCTCCGACCATCTGGCCGAACTCAACACCGCGGACCTCGACATCGTTTCCGATCTCGGAGTCCGGACCGTCTTCGACCTGCGTCACGACTACGAGCGCTCGGCCTATCCGAGCCGCCTGCCCTCAGAGGGCGCCGTCGAGGTCGTCGAGGTCCCGGTCTACTATCCCCCGCTCGACCGCCGGGAATCGCGGCGCAAGATCCTCGCGGGCGAAGTCGAGAACGGGCATTTCCAGGAGCTCATGATCGAGGCGAACCGTGCCTTCGCCCTCGACTTCAATGACCAATGGGCCGGACTCATCCGCAGGCTGGCGGCGCCGGGCGCCCGTCCGGCCGTGATCCATTGTGCCGACGGCAAGGACCGCACCGGATTTGCGGTCGCGGTGGTGCTGAGCGCGGTCGGCGTTCCGCGCGAGACGGTCTACGAGGACTTCCTGCTGAGCAATGTCTTCCTCGAGCGCCGAACGAGGCTCTATGCCTTCCTCGCGTCCTTCGGGTCTCTGTTCCGGGTGCCGAGGAGCGAGGTGCGGCCGCTTCTCGAGGTTCGCCGTGCGTATCTCGAGGCCGCCTTCGCCGCGATCGACGAGCGCTACGGCTCCTTCGACGCCTATCTTCGCGACGGCCTGGACCTCGACGAAGCCACCCTGGCCCGCTTGCGGACGGTCCTGACCGAGTGA
- a CDS encoding 2-oxoglutarate and iron-dependent oxygenase domain-containing protein, translating to MSKPSGTLPVIDLGPLRGGAEAGLTAVAGEIRRAAEEVGFFYVADHGIDPALARRAQAAALDFFARPEAEKRRVSVNQRNRGFLAMGDCRLPGAEATDLKEVFFWGPEAAPDDPEVLAGRPLVGPNNWPDFQPELRAAVWPYYMAVLEVGAGLLRAVAVSLGLDPDFFAGHYRRPLGRGQLVFYPPHPVERPVPNFGAAPHCDFGCLTLLLQDENGGLEVMTRADRWIAAPPIPGTLVVNIGDLLARWSNDRFRSTLHRVVNRSGRRRLSIPVFYDPDSSALVDPRDLGLPPGEAPRYDAIAAGDYILSRNKLSFAHYAEAEA from the coding sequence ATGAGCAAGCCTTCCGGCACCCTCCCGGTGATCGATCTGGGACCGCTGCGCGGCGGCGCCGAGGCCGGCCTGACCGCCGTGGCCGGCGAGATCCGGCGCGCGGCGGAAGAGGTCGGCTTCTTCTACGTCGCCGACCACGGCATCGACCCGGCGCTGGCGCGCCGCGCCCAGGCCGCCGCCCTGGACTTCTTCGCCCGGCCCGAGGCGGAGAAGCGGCGGGTCTCGGTAAACCAACGCAACCGTGGCTTCCTGGCCATGGGCGACTGCCGCCTGCCCGGCGCCGAGGCCACGGACCTCAAGGAGGTCTTCTTCTGGGGGCCGGAGGCGGCGCCCGACGACCCGGAGGTCCTGGCCGGCCGGCCCCTGGTCGGCCCCAACAATTGGCCGGACTTCCAGCCCGAGCTGCGTGCCGCGGTCTGGCCCTACTATATGGCGGTGCTCGAGGTCGGCGCCGGCCTGCTGCGCGCCGTGGCGGTCAGCCTCGGCCTCGATCCGGACTTCTTCGCCGGCCACTACCGCCGGCCCCTGGGCCGCGGCCAGCTCGTCTTCTATCCGCCCCACCCGGTGGAACGCCCCGTGCCGAACTTCGGCGCCGCGCCGCATTGCGACTTCGGCTGCCTGACCCTGCTGCTGCAGGACGAGAACGGCGGCCTGGAGGTCATGACCCGCGCGGACCGCTGGATCGCGGCGCCGCCGATTCCGGGCACTCTGGTGGTCAATATCGGCGACCTCCTGGCGCGCTGGAGCAACGACCGCTTCCGCTCGACCCTGCACCGGGTGGTCAACCGCTCGGGGCGGCGGCGCCTCTCGATCCCGGTCTTCTACGACCCCGACAGCAGCGCCCTCGTCGATCCTCGCGACCTCGGCCTGCCCCCGGGCGAGGCGCCGCGCTACGACGCCATCGCCGCCGGCGACTACATCCTGTCGCGCAACAAGCTCTCCTTCGCCCACTACGCCGAGGCCGAGGCCTGA